A stretch of Campylobacter volucris DNA encodes these proteins:
- the moaC gene encoding cyclic pyranopterin monophosphate synthase MoaC, with amino-acid sequence MNLTHLDEKNHPKMVDVSSKNITTREATASGKIYMSKEAFEAIIENKAKKGPVLQTAIIAAIMGAKQTSNLIPMCHPLMISKVQTHLEENTNEHSFKLFVTVKCEGKTGVEMESLTGVSIGLLTIYDMVKAIDKSMQITDIVLESKEGGKSGKYLRAQ; translated from the coding sequence ATGAATTTAACACATTTAGATGAAAAAAATCATCCTAAAATGGTAGATGTTAGCTCAAAAAATATCACCACAAGAGAAGCAACAGCAAGTGGAAAAATTTACATGAGCAAAGAAGCTTTTGAAGCTATTATAGAAAATAAAGCAAAAAAAGGACCTGTTTTACAAACTGCAATTATAGCAGCCATTATGGGAGCTAAGCAAACTTCAAACCTTATACCAATGTGCCATCCTTTAATGATATCTAAAGTTCAAACTCATTTAGAAGAAAATACAAATGAGCATTCTTTTAAACTTTTTGTAACCGTAAAATGCGAAGGAAAAACAGGAGTTGAAATGGAAAGCTTAACAGGAGTAAGTATAGGACTTTTAACTATTTATGACATGGTAAAAGCTATTGATAAAAGTATGCAAATTACAGATATAGTATTAGAAAGTAAAGAAGGAGGAAAAAGTGGCAAATATTTGCGAGCTCAATAA
- a CDS encoding HP0495 family protein, which yields MANICELNKEPIINYPTFWDYKVVVEANVDILEIFNEIFNEREFKYKMSNTSKEGKYKSYLLSVYVDSKDDRLNIFNQLKNKTKFVL from the coding sequence GTGGCAAATATTTGCGAGCTCAATAAAGAACCTATTATAAATTACCCTACTTTTTGGGATTATAAAGTAGTAGTAGAAGCAAATGTAGATATATTAGAAATTTTCAATGAAATTTTCAATGAAAGAGAATTTAAATATAAAATGTCAAATACTAGCAAAGAAGGCAAATACAAAAGCTACTTATTAAGTGTGTATGTAGATAGTAAAGATGATCGTTTAAATATTTTTAATCAATTAAAAAATAAAACTAAATTTGTACTTTAA